The Deltaproteobacteria bacterium DNA window TAAATTGTATCGAACCGCAAAGGGAAAAGCAAGGGAAAAATCACCCCGATGTCATTTTTTTAGGCCATTTCTCGGTCGACCGCTAATGACTCGGCCGGACTCGCGCCAGAGCCAGATAGTAAGTCCGACAGACTGCTAGGTCCGTTTCATAGTATCCCTCTTCAATCCCCTCGAGGATGCTCCGATATCTCTCCTCGCTTTCCCTCAGCGCATCCCAGGCCTTCTTGAGATCGGTGATATCATGTGAAATGCCTCGAAACCCGATCGGTTGACCTGCGTGGTCTTTCATCAAGGAGGCGGACAATTCATGGAAGCAGCGACGCCCGTCTTTCCCGATAATCTCATAGACCACCTTTTTTACCGGTTTTCCGGTCCTGTAGATTTGATTGAAAAGGGCAAAGATTTCACTGGAGGACCCAGGGGGCATGTATTCGCGGTTATTCTTGCCCAACAACTCTTCCCTGGAATACCCAAGCACCCTGCACAGGGAATCATTGAAAAAGGTAAAATTTCCCGCGAGGTCCACCTCAAAATAGGCCTCTTCAATGCTGTCAAGAACGGTTCTGTATCTCTCCTCGCTCTGCCGCAGGGCCGCCCCGGTCCGTTTCAGTTCGATGGCCTCCTGTTCCAATTCCCCAATTCTCTGTTCCAGCCCTTCGTAATGCGCTTTTTTCGCCATTAGCCCCCCTCCACGCCGCACTGCCAGGTCCACGCTTCTGCCCCAGTAAACAAGAATACGCTCTGATTTTTCAATCGACAATCACCAATCATCAATCGCCAATCCCCCGGTCCAGCACCTCCCGAACCGTCCGGGCCAGTTTTTCCGCAGTCAGCGGCTTTTCGATAAAGGCCCTGGCGCCGGTGCTTTTGACCTTCCGTCGCACGGACTTCTCAATAAACCCGCTGGAGATGATGATCGGCATTTCGGGGCGTATCTTCAGCATCTCCTGTGCGAGTCTGTCGCCGGTCATGTCGGGCATGGTCAGGT harbors:
- a CDS encoding PAS domain S-box protein, translating into MAKKAHYEGLEQRIGELEQEAIELKRTGAALRQSEERYRTVLDSIEEAYFEVDLAGNFTFFNDSLCRVLGYSREELLGKNNREYMPPGSSSEIFALFNQIYRTGKPVKKVVYEIIGKDGRRCFHELSASLMKDHAGQPIGFRGISHDITDLKKAWDALRESEERYRSILEGIEEGYYETDLAVCRTYYLALARVRPSH